ACTCCGGCTATGGCGGCTGGAATCACCGATCATCTTTGGGAAATCGAAGATATTTTGAATCTTTTAAAATCAAACTGACCCACTACCGAAAATTCAGCAAATAGGAGACGGCGGTCATTTATCAGATATTTGTCGAAGGGCGTTCGAGGCTCCCGAAAAAATGAGGGTCGATTTCCCCGCTGTAAGCGGGTTTTTTTATGAGAAGATGTTGAATTGATATACTTCGTTAATACGATGATTTCGTACTTGAGATAAAAGGCAAGAAACACATCAATATACTTCTGCTTCTTAAAAGTGAATTTGTGGAAAGCAGAATTCGAATTTTGTCAAGGGCGGCCCAAGGGGCCGTCACCCTTGGCGATCAAAACCCTTGACAAAATTCTTTAGAAATCCTGCTATAATAGAGATAATACCGAAGAAAATGATTTATATTAAACATCGGAGGAGTTTGAATATTTTTAGATATTGAATGTCTTTACACTTAAAAAAGATAGAAAGTCATTTTCCCCCGTTAAGAAACATTTTTTTCAAATCTAAAATCCCGAAGAATCGGAGACCAAAATAATTTGGGGAAAAGATTTTTTTAGCGATTCGGAAAATGGAACAACCCTATCCCCATCCTTGTCATAAAGAAAAAATTGGAGGATAACCATGAAAAAGAATAAGGTACTGTTTTTGCTTTTTTCCATCTTCTTTGTCTTGATCGCCGTAACGCCACAAGCCTGGGCGAAAAAGGCGCCCAGGATGGACGTCGTATTTCTTATCGATACGACGGGCTCCATGGACGACGAGATAGCTGTGGTGAAAGAGAGCCTTGTCGACATGATCTCCGAGATCGAGAGCGGAACCCCCGAGCCGGATGTCAGGTTCGGGCTTGTCCTTTACCGGGACAGGGGCGACGAATACGTCACAATGATCTTTAAGCTCACCGACGACACCGACACCATATTAAGAGAGGTCAGGCAGATAAGGGCGACCGGCGGCGGCGACTTGCCGGAGAGCGTCAACGAGGCGCTGCACGTCGCAATCCACGAGATCAACTGGGACAGGAACAAAGACACTGAAAAGACGATCTATCTTATCGGCGACGCAAAGCCCCATTTCTACGAGCAGGACTACCGTTGGGAGGACGAGATCGAGGAGGCCCTCGACAGGTACATCGTAATAAACAGCATCGGCTGCAGCGGCCTGTCGTCCGAGGGTGTCGACATATTCACAAAGATAGCCAAGGGATCGGAGGGAACGTTCCGCTACCTCACATACAGACAGGAATATGTAAAGGCGGACGGAACCAGGGAGAAGGTCATGGTGGCGGGCGGGAGCTACTACGAGATGGACGAGGAGGCGGACGAGAGCCACTGGAAGCTCGGGGCGGACAGGGCAAAGACCAAGGGTATCGCCAAGGAGATGAAGGCTGCGCCCTCATCGGGGTCCGGTTTGAAGGATGGGGGAGGCCTTGAAGGAGCCGTAATCGGGCCGAAGGAGAACAACCTCGATTCCATCTTGACGTCCGACATCAAAAAACGGATGATCGAAAAGGGCGTGAAGTACGGCGACGCCGTGGAATTCGACCTCATCTATTCCGGAACGGCCTCGGCTGTGAAGGAGGAGAAGGAGATCAGCGCGAAAGACAGGGGCGAGCTGAAAAAGCTCCTTAAAGACTACGGTATGGAGAAGGCAAAGATCTCGGGGCTGGATTTCAAGAAGTACAAGGTCTTCGGCTTCATAACAAAAGCGGATGGCGGTTTTACGGATATAAGGATTAAGGAAGTGACCGTCGAGGACGACACCGTAAACGTGACGCTTTTGGGTACTTCAAATAAGGGGGGCGCAAAGGACACGTCCAGGGCAATCCTTATAGCAGTTCCTGTCTCGGAAAAGGCGATAGCGAACTACTACTTCGCCAAGTAGGAGACAATTTCCCCAAAAATCGTCGGGGCGGCGGGATAATATTCCGCCGCCCCTCCCTCTAATATATGCCAATTTCAAGGCTGCCGTAATAAACAACATCAAATAAAAGAATATACGGCACTTCATTTCGAGTCTTTAGACACATTTTTTCTTTTTATATTGACTTTGCCCATAAAGTCTAATATAATATTTTATTTTAGTAATGGAAAATGTCTGCGTTTTGGAGACCTGATTCCATTAGCTCCTGTTTTATAAGAATAATAAAATCTATCTGATTTGAAAAAAAGTCGTTATATCTGATCCTTAGCCTTGGTTGGATATTGCAGCTTCAAAAAATGAAAGACAAAAAGGGAAAAAAGAAGGGAGATGAGGAAGAGAAGGGATTAAAGGAAGACAAGGACGCCAAGAAAGAAGACACACAGTTGGAATTCAACATAAAGGGCATCCTTGTATACCCCTATTTTATTGCGATTCTCCTTTCGTTTTTACTTATCTATTTATGTATCCTGAAAAGCGATCCAAGCATAAAGATATTTGTTCTTGTGGCGGTGTTGACCCCTTTTTATTACTTCTTTTTGGAGTTGGTTTCCCGTAAAATCGTTATCTCTAAAGATAGCATCCTTATCAGGAAGCTATTAAGGAAAAAGACGATATTGATTAAAGATATTGTACAGGCGGGGACGGCGAGCTTTAAGAGCAAGACATATGTCTTCTTAGATCTCAAGAGGGGTGGTCCCGTTATCATTTCAAATACTTACGGGCGGTTCAGAGAACTCTTAAATACATTATCTGTACTATTAGGAGAGAGGAGGC
The nucleotide sequence above comes from Candidatus Zymogenus saltonus. Encoded proteins:
- a CDS encoding VWA domain-containing protein, giving the protein MKKNKVLFLLFSIFFVLIAVTPQAWAKKAPRMDVVFLIDTTGSMDDEIAVVKESLVDMISEIESGTPEPDVRFGLVLYRDRGDEYVTMIFKLTDDTDTILREVRQIRATGGGDLPESVNEALHVAIHEINWDRNKDTEKTIYLIGDAKPHFYEQDYRWEDEIEEALDRYIVINSIGCSGLSSEGVDIFTKIAKGSEGTFRYLTYRQEYVKADGTREKVMVAGGSYYEMDEEADESHWKLGADRAKTKGIAKEMKAAPSSGSGLKDGGGLEGAVIGPKENNLDSILTSDIKKRMIEKGVKYGDAVEFDLIYSGTASAVKEEKEISAKDRGELKKLLKDYGMEKAKISGLDFKKYKVFGFITKADGGFTDIRIKEVTVEDDTVNVTLLGTSNKGGAKDTSRAILIAVPVSEKAIANYYFAK